From the Helicoverpa armigera isolate CAAS_96S chromosome 16, ASM3070526v1, whole genome shotgun sequence genome, one window contains:
- the LOC110369860 gene encoding putative serine protease K12H4.7: protein MYFSRVKILILHYVINQVYGFIHLRHENLPWVCTPTFWIEQPLDHFNETDQRTFKMKYFKILDFWKPGGPIVFYMNGENALDCSRAAMINSSNQRPEWRPVIDQIVEDTGAALFKLEHRYYGDSTPNNDLSTENLAYLSSRQALADAAHLLVTIKQSPDFKDSKVIVIGGSYAGNLAAWMKLLYPTLVDAALASSAPVLAKANFNEYFEQVTDTFKKYRPHDCINRTIEKFNTFRELLKTPEGINNLKKQQNICENTDMTVLENQQLFFEVALDIYATEAQYGTPDEPSAACEMNLSFADIKHNRFNLRKSKDCSEFDYNEHIKAMHPTFRSWYYQICTEFGYFPNVESNKTMFGNVLPVDYYYKNCKDLFGVEFDEERVKQGVIKTNKIYGGPTPNVTNVVFTNGDMDPWHRISVLHDLSPDAPSMYIEGASHCADQRYPYNTENKNITAARIQIVKLLKKWIGVA from the coding sequence ATGTACTTTTCAAGAGTGAAAATACTAATACTGCACTATGTAATTAACCAAGTCTATGGCTTCATACACTTGAGACATGAGAATTTACCATGGGTGTGTACGCCGACATTCTGGATAGAGCAACCCCTCGACCACTTCAACGAAACTGATCAGCGTACCTTCAAGatgaagtattttaaaatacttgacTTCTGGAAGCCAGGAGGACCAATCGTCTTTTACATGAATGGAGAAAATGCCCTAGACTGCTCAAGGGCAGCAATGATTAACTCATCAAATCAGCGACCGGAATGGCGACCAGTTATTGACCAAATAGTTGAAGATACAGGTGCAGCATTGTTCAAGCTAGAACATAGATATTATGGAGATAGTACACCTAATAATGATCTAAGCACAGAAAATCTTGCCTACCTAAGTTCTAGACAAGCACTTGCAGATGCCGCTCATCTGCTTGTTACGATCAAACAATCTCCGGATTTTAAGGATTCCAAAGTGATCGTCATCGGTGGATCATATGCTGGAAATTTAGCGGCTTGGATGAAACTGCTGTACCCAACGCTAGTTGACGCAGCGCTAGCCAGCAGCGCTCCTGTACTCGCCAAagcaaattttaatgaatatttcgAGCAAGTCACGGATACTTTCAAAAAATACAGACCACATGATTGTATCAATAGGACTATTGAAAAATTTAATACCTTCCGTGAATTACTAAAAACTCCAGAGGGAATCAACAACCttaaaaagcaacaaaatatttgtgaaaacACAGATATGACAGTTCTAGAAAATCAGCAATTGTTCTTTGAGGTGGCGTTGGATATTTACGCCACTGAAGCTCAGTATGGAACGCCAGATGAACCAAGTGCAGCCTGTGAGATGAATCTTAGTTTCGCCGACATTAAACACAATCGTTTCAACCTGAGGAAAAGTAAAGATTGCTCTGAGTTTGATTACAACGAACATATAAAAGCAATGCATCCTACGTTTCGTTCCTGGTACTACCAAATATGTACAGAATTTGGGTATTTCCCGAACGTGgaatcaaacaaaacaatgtttggTAATGTTCTACCAGTtgactattattataaaaattgcaaGGATTTGTTTGGAGTAGAATTCGACGAGGAAAGAGTAAAGCAAGGGGTCATTAAAACGAACAAGATTTATGGAGGTCCGACTCCTAATGTGACGAATGTGGTGTTTACCAATGGCGACATGGACCCATGGCATAGGATCAGCGTCCTGCACGATCTTTCGCCAGATGCTCCAAGTATGTACATCGAAGGCGCTTCACACTGCGCTGACCAGAGATACCCATACAacacagaaaacaaaaatataacggCAGCTAGGATTCAAATTGTAAAATTACTGAAGAAATGGATAGGAGTAGCATAA